The Candidatus Defluviibacterium haderslevense DNA window TGTTGCAGTTCTATCAAGCCAATCAAAATCTCATCATGCGTTTAGAGGACGATGGCATTGGTTTTGATTATCATCATGAAAGGAATAAGGGCAGTATGGGCTTGTTGAATATTCTTAGTCGGGTTATTACGCTGGGCGGGACATTTAATACAGAACCTGCAGAACCCCATGGGACTATATCTACGATTAGAATTCCACTATAATATGAATCCATGCAATCCAAAATTAAATTAATTTTAGTTGATGATCATTTGTTAGTCAGAGAAGGGTTTAAATCTTTGCTTACTGATATGGATTTTGTAGAACTTATAGGAGAAGCTGCTGATGGAAAACAAGCTTTACAATTATTGCGTAATGGATTGAGGCCTCAAATTATATTGATGGATGTTGAAATGCCTGTAATGGGAGGACTTGAAACAACTGAGATTATTTCAAAAGATTATTTTGGTATTAAAGTCATCATGCTTTCTATGGTCAATAACAAAGATATCATCCAAAATTGTATAGAAAAAGGTGCCAAAGGATATTTATTTAAAAATGCATCAATGTCAGAACTTGGAGACGCTATTCGAAAAGTTGCAGATGGCGGTCATTATTTTTCTGAAGAAGTAACACTTACCTTACTTAGTAAATCAACTTCCTTTGAAGATTCAGCATTATATCAATTGTCTCCTCGGGAGATTGAAATTTTAAAACTCGTGGCTGGAGGGTATTCCAGCACAGAAATTGGACAACAATTATTTATCAGTCCAAGGACTGTCGATACCCATCGCAACAATATTATCCAAAAACTTCAGGTAAATGGGGTTGCAGGATTGGTTCGATTTGCCATTAAAGCTAAATTGGTGTAAAAATTTAAAAAATAAAGGAAAGTTAGCTTTTTCTAACTAAAAAAACTAACTTGCTACCCCAATCCAGTGCACATATTTTAACTTTACGTAGATCTTTGTAGTAAATTACAAAGATTTACGGATACTACATTGAATTATTAAAGCTCAACTTTGCATCGTAATCAAATTTGTAATTTTCGATTTATGATTACATCACATGTTTAAACTTTATCATTCATTAAAAAAACCATTAAAACTATTATTATGAAAAATTTACTTTACTTCACTTTATTCTTATTCATCTTTTCCTGTAAGGAAGAGGATGTTATTGATAACGGCCCTGGGAATAATCCATATACCTTTGGTTGGGATGGTAACGATGATGCTTCCAAAGTACCTTCAAAAGTTGTTTTTGGAAATGGTAATTCTAACCTACCAAAATCCGTTGATTTAACCAGCAAATTTCCTCCAATTGGAGATCAAGGGCAATATGGAACTTGTGTTGGTTGGGCTACTGCCTATAATGTTAAAACAGCGATTAATGGCATAGATAATAATTATTCAACTAATGACCTTAAAGATTCAAGAAATCAATTTAGTCCTAAGGATTTGTTTGTATCTATAGATAATAATCTAAAAGGCGCTAATTGTAATGGTACTGGTTTTGACAACGCTTTAGATCTCATACAAAACAGAGGAGTTGCTACATTAGCTACAGTTCCTTATACCAATTTAGGTAATTGTGATAAAAGTCAGGTGCAGTCATCTTGGACAGCAGAAGCTGCATCCAATAAAATAAAGTACTATAGAAAGGTAGATCCAAAAGTGAATACCATAAAGGAACAGCTGGCAAATAATGTCCCGATTATTTTAGGAGCGAAACTAAGTGATAATTTTATGTCTTGGAATTCAGATGAGGTGATCTCATCCAATACAACCTACAATAATACGGGTCAGCATGCCTATCATGCATTAGCTATTTTAGGTTATGATGACGACAAAGGTCCAAATGGTGCATTCAAAGTAGTGAATTCATGGGGACAAACATGGGGTAGCAAAGGGTATATTTGGGTCGATTATAATTTCATGGTTAATGATTTCCAGTTTAATAATAATTTTTACATAGCAGCAAATGAAAAAGGTGATGGCAAAAAACCAGATCCTAATCCAGGCGGTAGCAGTGCTGACCTTGCGGGTTGGATTTTTTCTGATCTATCAGAATATGATAACACCGGCGATCCTCTAGCCCGATCAACAGAATTCAATATTTATAATATTGGAAATTCTAATATATCTCCTGCAACAGGTTGGAGAATCTATTATATCTATTACAATGCGTATGATGCCGATGATTATGGTGTAATATTTTATGATGAGTTCACGCAGAGCATTCCAAGTAATACGATATCATGTAATGGAAATAATTGCAAAATTAATTATGTAGTCAATTCCGGAAAAAATCTGGCTGAAGTTCTCTTTGGTATTGGAACATTAGGTATTCGTCAGACCTATAAGATGGCTGATATTACAGGCGATTATTATTTGTTATTGTTAGCGGATGGAGATGATGTCATTCAGGAAGACGATGAATTGAATAATCTATATTATTCTTCTGATGAACCTATAGAATTTATTGATGGTTACGGAGAATTAAAATCTGGGCCAACACAAAGAACAGATTCCAATAAGAATTTTGACTTCCTAAATCCATTAAAGGCAACTTCATCAAATATTGAGCAATGCAAATATCATTCGGCTGTTAATGCCAAGCATAGAAATGCCTATACTCCTGAAGAAATTGTACAATTCGTTAAATATCAAAAGAAATCAGGTCAAATAGATCGAATGGTAAAAAGTCTTCCAAAGCAAAACACAAAAATTAATGCTGCTAAATAATTATTGATGATTATATCTGAACCAGGTCAATACGGCCTGGTTCTGTTTTTTTATTCAAAGAAAAAATAACAACAATGACCTTCGACCACAAAAAAAGATTACATTGGATACTTGCCCTAACTTCTTTATTTCTTTTGAATTCTTGTCAAGCCCAAAAAAAAAGTAAAATGAATTCCATTTCTGCCAAAGAAATAATAGGATTAATTAATAGTCAAAAGCCTGTCAATATTCAAAATAGAACTATACAAGACGACCTTGATTTCACTACCATTTCAA harbors:
- a CDS encoding response regulator transcription factor, with protein sequence MQSKIKLILVDDHLLVREGFKSLLTDMDFVELIGEAADGKQALQLLRNGLRPQIILMDVEMPVMGGLETTEIISKDYFGIKVIMLSMVNNKDIIQNCIEKGAKGYLFKNASMSELGDAIRKVADGGHYFSEEVTLTLLSKSTSFEDSALYQLSPREIEILKLVAGGYSSTEIGQQLFISPRTVDTHRNNIIQKLQVNGVAGLVRFAIKAKLV
- a CDS encoding C1 family peptidase, with translation MKNLLYFTLFLFIFSCKEEDVIDNGPGNNPYTFGWDGNDDASKVPSKVVFGNGNSNLPKSVDLTSKFPPIGDQGQYGTCVGWATAYNVKTAINGIDNNYSTNDLKDSRNQFSPKDLFVSIDNNLKGANCNGTGFDNALDLIQNRGVATLATVPYTNLGNCDKSQVQSSWTAEAASNKIKYYRKVDPKVNTIKEQLANNVPIILGAKLSDNFMSWNSDEVISSNTTYNNTGQHAYHALAILGYDDDKGPNGAFKVVNSWGQTWGSKGYIWVDYNFMVNDFQFNNNFYIAANEKGDGKKPDPNPGGSSADLAGWIFSDLSEYDNTGDPLARSTEFNIYNIGNSNISPATGWRIYYIYYNAYDADDYGVIFYDEFTQSIPSNTISCNGNNCKINYVVNSGKNLAEVLFGIGTLGIRQTYKMADITGDYYLLLLADGDDVIQEDDELNNLYYSSDEPIEFIDGYGELKSGPTQRTDSNKNFDFLNPLKATSSNIEQCKYHSAVNAKHRNAYTPEEIVQFVKYQKKSGQIDRMVKSLPKQNTKINAAK